CGTTTCTTTGGTATTTCTCTTTATGATCCTATCAGAAATTTATGGTATTATCCTATTAAAAGAAGATTAGAGAATCATACTAGATTTATACTCCCTAACGAAAAATATACTTAAACATCACCTCGCCCAAGTTACCCCATACACCTTAGCAGGCAAGTAAGACGTAATCACTTTCGCACACTCATTTAACGTACTGCCCGTTGTATATACATCATCAATCACAATGATACGCATAACTCTCCCTTTATTTATTCGTTTCAATTCTTTTTCATTGATAACAAAGGCTCCTTGTATATTAGAAAAACGATTTGACCAAGAGCCTACACTTTGTTTTTCGGTATGTCGAACTCTTTGCAAGAGTTTAACGACAGGAATTTGATGTAGTCTACTCAGACCTTTCGCAAATCGTTCTGCTTGATTAAAACCTCTCTCTTGTAATCTTTGCTCACTTAACGGGATATAAGTAAAGCAGTTTATAGGGTAATTCTTTAATGGAGTGGACGTTAATAAAAATTGATATGCATAATCTACCATTTTTATAAATAAATCTTCGATTCTTTCATCCCCTCTGTATTTATATAACG
The window above is part of the Chengkuizengella sp. SCS-71B genome. Proteins encoded here:
- a CDS encoding ComF family protein, whose protein sequence is VDSMFKEKDHFIQTQLQLLRSFFSNNSRICLICKVTPQANHNLSLCKSCTAKIPWISKVLCLKCGRFEVCQDCDRRSNTYYEYSRSAVEYNDIMREWLALYKYRGDERIEDLFIKMVDYAYQFLLTSTPLKNYPINCFTYIPLSEQRLQERGFNQAERFAKGLSRLHQIPVVKLLQRVRHTEKQSVGSWSNRFSNIQGAFVINEKELKRINKGRVMRIIVIDDVYTTGSTLNECAKVITSYLPAKVYGVTWAR